CGACTTGACCCAGCTGATCATCATGGACAGGTGACGGATATACATCAGATCAAAATCAAAGCCGACCTTGCCTTTGACTTTGGGGCCGGGAGCCAGACCGTAGATCTGATTGTTGACCGCAGCCAGATTCTCAAGATTGATAGACACCGACTGATCCGAGGTCAGCGGGCAACGGCGCGAACCATTATTGGCCAACTGCACCAACTGGCCTTGCAAGTCCAGCCAGACCCGGCTGGGAACCGCGGGCTCGACCTTGGCCTTATCAAAGGCATTGATGTTGTAGTACATGACGGGGATTTCGGCCATGTAAGGGAACCCCTGCAATTGACCACGGCCATTGCGCACAAATGAGTTCGAGGCCAGGAACCAGGACACGTTGTCCATCTTTTCCCGTGCCAGCAAGGTGTGCATGGGCAGGATGTAGGGGCGATCGGCCACCTCATCCAGACCGGACATCTCGCCAAGCTGCACCAGATTGGGCAGATCCTTGCCAGCGCTCATGAGCTGCTCGAGCGCCGCTTCGGTTTCATGCGCCTTGACCGTCACTTTGACGTCTTTCTGGCTGCGATTGAAATCCCGAACCAAACTTTCAAACTCGCCCTGATTGTGCGCGTTCAAAGCGGTCCAGACCTGAATGTCAACGGCTGCCAGGGCATTGGACCCAAACAGCAAAGCGGCTGAGCCACCCGCTGCCATCGCCAAAGCCATAACACCACGTTTCAACAGTAATCCGCGTAGATTTTTCATACATCCTTCATGATAAAAAAGGAAATTCAGGTTCGGGTTTGTGCCCCATGATAAGGTCAGCCAGGGCTCGACCAGAGCCTATGCCCATCGTCCATCCCAAGGTGCCATGCCCCGTATTCAGGTACAGGTTGGGGATGGAGGAGCGGCCTATCAGCGGAACATTTGAGGCTGTGGCAGGACGCAGTCCTGACCAGAAAGAAACATTATCAAAATCCAATGCACTTGGGAACAGATCAGCCACGTGCATTAACAAAGCCTGACAACGTGCCGGGTTCAAGCTGCGCGAATAGCCCGACAGCTCGGCGGTTCCGGCAACTCGCAGGCGGTCACCCAAACGGGAAAATACCAGCTTGTTGTCCTTATCGGTCAGGCTCACGGTGGGCGCTCCCTGCGGAACCAGCACCGGAAAGGTGGCCGAATAGCCTTTGGCCGGGTAGACGGGGCAGGCAATGCCCAAGGGCTGCAAGACCGATGGACTGAAACTGCCCATGGCCACCACAAAGGCATCGGCCTGGATAGACTCATAGCCGCCATCCGTCCCGATGACCTCCACCCCAAGCACTCGCCCTTTGGCGGTCAACAAACGGGTGATCTGGGTGGAAAAGCGAAATTCCACCCCGGCGCGCCCGGCCATGGCGGCCAAACCGCAGGCAAACTGGTTGGCATCGCCGGACTCATCGTCCTTGGTGTAGTCGCCCCCCACAATCTGACCACGGGCCGATGCCAGAGCGGGCTCAAGCTGCACCAGCTCGTCCACGCTCATGATACGGCGATCTACGCCCATATCGCGCATGACATCGGCCATTTGCTGGGAATCGTCCAGACTTTGGGCATCCCGGTAAAACGTGATGATGCCTTTTTCCTGATGGCGATAATCAAAATCCAGATCAGGGCGCAACTGCTTGAGCGTGCTGCGGCTATATTCTGCCATGGCCACCAAGGCGCGCACATTGGGCGCAACCCGTCCGGGCAAGCACTCGCGCAAGAAAGACAGGCACCAGCGCCATTGGCGCAGGTCCAAACGCGGACGGAATAGCAAAGGTGCGTCATCCTGCAGCAACCATTTCAGCAGTTTGAGCGGCATTTTCGGGTTGGCCCACGGCTCGGCGTACGAGACCGAGATCTGCCCGCCATTGGCTCGCGAGGTTTCCTGTGCCGGGCCCGTTCCCCGGTCCACAACCACCACCTCGCAACCGTGCTGGCTGAGCCACCAGGCAGTTGATACCCCAATAATGCCGCTGCCCAGAACTGCTACTTTCATGTGTACTGTCCGCTTGTTGAGCTAGTGTTCAAGACGCTTACTTG
This genomic interval from Alcaligenes ammonioxydans contains the following:
- a CDS encoding extracellular solute-binding protein gives rise to the protein MKNLRGLLLKRGVMALAMAAGGSAALLFGSNALAAVDIQVWTALNAHNQGEFESLVRDFNRSQKDVKVTVKAHETEAALEQLMSAGKDLPNLVQLGEMSGLDEVADRPYILPMHTLLAREKMDNVSWFLASNSFVRNGRGQLQGFPYMAEIPVMYYNINAFDKAKVEPAVPSRVWLDLQGQLVQLANNGSRRCPLTSDQSVSINLENLAAVNNQIYGLAPGPKVKGKVGFDFDLMYIRHLSMMISWVKSELLVKPGTLPESPQRFAKGECAVMLSNSGHIGEYSNIRGLKYAVTGLPYYPEVTQTPGKPFVTGSALWAVKGHNAEQNQASARFINWLAQPENAARWYQNTGFLPVSREAFNATGSDYYKDKGDWMHLVGAYSSGTSGTAKGNFRNYRQIRAVFNQSLDSALDGHQPALTALRTAAIEANRLVAQKGR
- a CDS encoding D-amino acid dehydrogenase yields the protein MKVAVLGSGIIGVSTAWWLSQHGCEVVVVDRGTGPAQETSRANGGQISVSYAEPWANPKMPLKLLKWLLQDDAPLLFRPRLDLRQWRWCLSFLRECLPGRVAPNVRALVAMAEYSRSTLKQLRPDLDFDYRHQEKGIITFYRDAQSLDDSQQMADVMRDMGVDRRIMSVDELVQLEPALASARGQIVGGDYTKDDESGDANQFACGLAAMAGRAGVEFRFSTQITRLLTAKGRVLGVEVIGTDGGYESIQADAFVVAMGSFSPSVLQPLGIACPVYPAKGYSATFPVLVPQGAPTVSLTDKDNKLVFSRLGDRLRVAGTAELSGYSRSLNPARCQALLMHVADLFPSALDFDNVSFWSGLRPATASNVPLIGRSSIPNLYLNTGHGTLGWTMGIGSGRALADLIMGHKPEPEFPFLS